From a single Staphylococcus epidermidis genomic region:
- a CDS encoding rhodanese-like domain-containing protein: protein MESITVDELKKKILDSNPVNIVDVRTNEETEMGVIPGAKTIPMDEIPDNLKEFNKNDTYYIVCAAGSRSAKVVSYLEEQGVHAVNVEGGMNAWGDEGTVIDNI, encoded by the coding sequence ATGGAGTCAATAACAGTAGATGAATTAAAGAAAAAAATATTAGATTCAAATCCAGTTAACATTGTAGATGTTCGCACAAACGAAGAAACTGAAATGGGTGTTATTCCTGGAGCAAAAACAATTCCTATGGATGAAATTCCTGATAATTTAAAAGAATTCAATAAAAATGACACGTATTATATTGTGTGTGCAGCGGGGTCACGCAGTGCTAAAGTAGTTTCATATTTAGAAGAACAAGGTGTTCATGCTGTAAATGTCGAAGGTGGAATGAATGCATGGGGCGATGAAGGTACTGTAATTGATAATATTTAA